A segment of the Zingiber officinale cultivar Zhangliang chromosome 8B, Zo_v1.1, whole genome shotgun sequence genome:
acacactctctcccctcattttctctctcttcattctctccttatttttctcatcatactttctctctcctcaatctctcttaccatactctctccacattttctctctctttattctcttccatcactctctctccttattttctctcatcataatttttctctttattctcttctgtcactctctctcctcattttctttcatcacactttcccttcattttttcctatcacatattctctctcatcacattttctcatcatactttctctcaatctctcattacactttctctctcttcattcttttctcatcactctttctctctcattatactttttctcttctcaatctctcctatcacactctctcatcaccctcggatgggtctagtggctagcgcatgaagtgttgccaccatgagattcgaatcttggcaaagttgaggtaaatgtctcctttacgtgctagtcactattccaaaggctagtagccgcctgtgatttacctcctccgtgttggccttgggatgggttggcaggggcgctgggggcgagcgtattcgccttttgccacaatactTTCCCtctattcattttttttcatcacactttctctctcattatacattttcttttctcaatctctcctatcacgctctctctcctcattttcttttaTCACACTTTccatctcttcattttttcccatcacactttctctctcattatactttttctcttctcaatctctcttatcacgctctctctcctcattttctcttatcacagtttccctctcttcattttttcccatcatactttttctctcatcacactctctctcatcatatatttctctcacattcaactttctctcccatctaattttttctcttattttcttctaagggtaaaaaaggaaatttatgttcattccgattgaaaatattcaaataaccaaacattatttttaagaatgatactcaGCTCATacctattctcattccacaatattgtaatactcattcccattctgattcctaagagagaaccaaacgccaccttaatGTTTTGGTATGCCACAAGATTGGTTGTTTTTGATTGCCATTTCATAGGCACATATTGTTAATAGCATGGATTAAAATCCCGTGCTGTATTGAGCGAAACGGACAAAACATTTAGTTATGTCCGCCTACTGGCACACCCGGCATGAGGCATCGTGGCTCCCCGCGGTCCCCATGGAggcatttttggattttttttttttttttttttttgggggttaAACTTATATCTATAGTAGGGATAATCTAAATATActtaattaaaccctaataaaattatctaattaatttattattattattttataaatatttatgttattttttttaattaatatattttatatttaaaaaatactgaaaccATATCGACACGACACGATATGGTATTGAAACCGTATTGTTCTGGTCATAGGCTGAAACTTTAACACGGtttgagattttaaaccatggttaatAGGTCTGTAGATTATTAACTGGTTTAAGGATTTgtaatgaaaatttttaaatgattctAGATGCATCAACCCTAATTTGCACTGGGTACGATTCAGCTTTAAAAAATGTTATATTTATTACGCCAGGAACAAATTAGTTGTCAATAATTGTCTGTTCCATCACCTGTTTATGCGTCACCTTTATTTTAGTTCAATTATGCGTCACCTGTTTATGCCAGGGATATTTTCTTTACTTAATCTATCTCAATGATAATCTCTTTGAAATTGGATAGAACTCCAATAAAAAATGACTAGTCAAATTAGAGAACATCTCTATTCAGGAGGCCCACATCAGCAGAAGTCTTGCTTCAGCTATCCTTTTTCTGACATAGATGTCCTGCTTCCTTAGTTAATCAAGATTTTATGTTCCTCGTGCTTATTCTAAAATCTTCAAACCAGGAAAGTGTTTGTTTTCTTCTCCCTTTGAGAACACTATAATACACTGTTGGTATCTTATTTTCATTTAGGGAAAACAGGAACCAGATTAAGGTATCGCAATTGAGGTATCTGATACTCATTAGTAAATTCATAGAAAGGGTATCAATTTCACGGATCAGATTAATCAACTTTATATCATTACCATTGTTTTTTTTTGGACAGATATGGCACCAAAATATCAGTATAGTTGATAGAATCATGCAATTCATTGTtcatcatgatatgttatggttTCGTCAATAGTTTAGTCTTTGGCATCTTCTAACAATCTATAGATATCCGGCCTTCTCCTTTATAAAGGTCAATTTCGTTGATCAAGATTCACATGTTTAACCATACAAAATGCTTAGCTAATTGAACTTTTATGTATTGGTTTTTATAGTTGTTTTGGTGTTTCAGATAACCTAGTGGTTTGGGATTGTTATGTTATTGGTGTCTATAGTTTTTGTTTAGGCGGGATTAGGTAACCAATTAAATTTTATAGGATTGATTCTCAATTTCATGCAATACAACTTTTCTTCGGTATTCTAATACTGCAGTCTTCTTTTGTGTTCTAAAGTTGTGATATTGCATCTCTAAGCTTCTGAGTTTACTATTCTATTCTTCTTTTTTCCCCATTTTTTTCTTGTCATTGAACTGCTATCTTCAATTTGGAATAAAGCTGAATAGTCCTAGTTGTATCTTTATTAACCTTTTGATTTCACATTAGCCAAACTGTGGCTATACCTTATAAGTTCCATCTTCATAACATACAATCTGGATCAAAAGTGGACAGGACAGTCCAAAGTATTGCCTTTCCAGCTTAATTCATATATAAGAAGCTTTAATATTTCAGCCCCCGCTTGGTATTCTCTGCTTGACACGGACTAAATGCTGGCATGCTGCTCCGGCTCCAAATAGATTGTGCCATATCCAGCTCTTTGTTCTTGTCAAGAGAAAAAATCACATGCTTTAGAATACTAGTTTCTTAGTTTGGTTGACCTAGTTTCTGATTGGTGCTTTTCTTTTGGCAGGAACATGGTTATCATGGATATCCAGCTTATTTTGGCAACTTCTTTCCAGGGCCATCCTTTTCAGAAGAACCCTATCATTCCCATGGAATAGCTCCGGAAGTATCTTCCTATGGAGGACTAGCTTGTGCTGCTGCAGCTTTAACTGAGCGTCAGCCCATTAATGTCGTATCCGCCGCTAATATGCCTAGCAGCAGTACCTCAGTATTTGACATGGTTCACCGGTCAGGCAACTTATCTGCTGAAAATATGAGGCTCGTGCAGACTAATCCTTCAGGGCATTGGTCTGAGATACCACTGCAAATTGAGAGGGAATTACAAAGAGGCGACTTGGGGGAGTCTTCGACCGGTTTTTGGTCCAATATGACAGAGGCAGGGACCAGTTATGCTGGTTCTCATGCTATGATGGATGCAGGAAATGCACTAATTCCATACCCAGACCGAGCTTTAATGAATCAAGGATACTTTGTTCCAGAGAGCTTTGAAGAGCAAATGATGATGGCCATGTCTGTCTCGCTTGTGGACGCACAAGGAAGGATGAATTCACAAGGACTTATGTGGCCGTAGTGATTGAAGAAGGAAATTGTGccctctttttttctttttttgcttcTCTAGCCCTTTCCCCTCTTTCTCTCTATTGGTTTTATTGTTCTTTCATTGTTGGTATCCACTACACTTTATCAAGAAAACGgtgaaaaaaggaaaaaggaaaaaaagtatGAAGCTGATACCACTTTTGATTAATATTGAGGAAGATAGCGCATAGAACTTGAAAGGATGGATACCTTCACGAGTACTTTTTCTCTAGTTTCTATttagggttcaatcaaagtcgtTATACGAAGTGCTGCTAAAGAGCCTTGACTCTGTCAGTTCTCTCAAACTTCCTGCAATAGTCGCTGCATCTTTTCCTAAAAGATATGCGACAACAAAGGATAAGACTGAATATTGCAATTGGCAAAGCACTGTATGCTTAGCAAACCTCCAAGATCAATTAGTTAAAGCTTAACAGAGAATGCAACAAATAAAGGAACACTCATTTACAACCCCAATAACAACCCCACAAGCAGTTCAATCCCCTTTCCAATTTTACaatctataaaaataaaataaattacataaaaaaataatacagaTTTTACAACAATCATTACTACAAATCCCAATTCTTGATTACCAAATCAACAAGGAGCATTTGTTTGTCATAATTAATTGAGGGCGGGACCTTCCCCGACACGGAGCCTTGGCCTTACGGCATCACGTGGTAGGGGCGCAATCAGTGGCCATGTTATCAGATTGAGCCTGCTTAATGCTCTGCCGCTGGTAGATTTGCCTCAGCCTCTCTATCTCCTTCTTCAACGCCTCTTGATGCGCTGCAAAAACTCGAAATCTTTCCCTTCAGATTAGAATTCGACGATCACAAGTAATCAAAATGAGGAAGAAAAGGACGTCACCATCTTTAAAGATCTTGTCTTGAGCTAGCGCAGCAATTCGCTGCTTCAGATGGCTGTTGCCCAGGGTGAGCAGAGATCTCTGCTGATCGAGGAATGCGACTCGAGGAGACAATGCTGACACCTCAGtcttgaaaaaagaaaaaaaaatagacagaAAACAAATTTATGGAGAATATCGGAATTAATATAATCATCATCGCCATTTATCCGTATGAATTATATATCTTCACGTACGTACCTCGAGTGAAGTAACACTCCTTTCCAACTCGGAGATGTATTGCAGCTTCCTCACTCGGGATCTCTGCGCAGATTGCCTATTTGCCAGTATCCTTCTCGGGAAATTGAGATAATAAAGTAAGAATTCAAAGTGAAGATTTTGGATGAGAAATGTTTTATTATATGCATATTAATTCACCTCTTGACTCTTTTGGGATCGACAATTTGCTCCGCAGCAGCAGATTTTTGCTCCGTGCTCTTGTCGCCTGCGGCGCCCGGCGCCGTTTCCGCCGGAGACCCCGCCGCCTCGTCGGCGAACATGGACATGATCAGctggtcgtcgtcgtcgtcgtcgtcgccgTCCGCTGGCGCCATTTCCACGAACGCGACGGAGTCGCTGGCCGACCGCCGGTGCGCCGCGCGCTTGGCCGCGGAGAAGTCGAGGAACTCGTCCACCCACGAGGCGGCCTCGGCGCCTCGTCCGGAGATCTGGTGGCCAAAACTAGGCCAATTGGCTGCCGCCGCCAAGTGGGGAACTCTGGGAGGC
Coding sequences within it:
- the LOC122016407 gene encoding basic leucine zipper 6-like isoform X1, which produces MARELPPRVPHLAAAANWPSFGHQISGRGAEAASWVDEFLDFSAAKRAAHRRSASDSVAFVEMAPADGDDDDDDDQLIMSMFADEAAGSPAETAPGAAGDKSTEQKSAAAEQIVDPKRVKRILANRQSAQRSRVRKLQYISELERSVTSLETEVSALSPRVAFLDQQRSLLTLGNSHLKQRIAALAQDKIFKDAHQEALKKEIERLRQIYQRQSIKQAQSDNMATDCAPTT
- the LOC122016407 gene encoding basic leucine zipper 6-like isoform X2, producing MARELPPRVPHLAAAANWPSFGHQISGRGAEAASWVDEFLDFSAAKRAAHRRSASDSVAFVEMAPADGDDDDDDDQLIMSMFADEAAGSPAETAPGAAGDKSTEQKSAAAEQIVDPKRVKRILANRQSAQRSRVRKLQYISELERSVTSLETEVSALSPRVAFLDQQRSLLTLGNSHLKQRIAALAQDKIFKDDFEFLQRIKRR